In Candidatus Planktophila sp., the following are encoded in one genomic region:
- a CDS encoding helix-turn-helix domain-containing protein gives MNHKRSSTLIAQARQETGLTQSEFASRAGTSQPAIARYEAGLASPSIDTLMRILKAGGLELELRVKKTAAANLSSIRAKKIRENRGEINRLMKKAGASHVRIFGSVVRGEDTKSSDIDFLVEFDTSNGIVPIMKLKTALSSLLHESVDVAPVSLLKKSVLENALKEAIPL, from the coding sequence ATGAACCATAAGCGCAGTTCGACTTTAATCGCACAGGCACGACAAGAAACAGGCCTGACTCAATCTGAATTTGCTTCCCGAGCGGGGACATCGCAACCTGCCATCGCCCGCTACGAAGCAGGTTTGGCAAGTCCATCGATTGATACATTGATGCGAATACTTAAAGCCGGTGGGCTTGAACTCGAACTTCGGGTCAAGAAAACTGCCGCAGCAAATCTATCTTCAATTCGGGCAAAGAAGATTAGAGAGAACCGCGGTGAGATCAATCGCCTTATGAAGAAAGCCGGAGCAAGTCACGTGCGCATATTTGGTTCCGTTGTGCGTGGTGAAGATACAAAATCTAGTGATATTGATTTTCTCGTTGAATTCGATACATCCAATGGCATTGTCCCGATAATGAAATTGAAAACAGCATTGAGTTCATTACTGCACGAGAGTGTCGATGTGGCCCCAGTTTCACTTCTTAAGAAGTCTGTTCTCGAAAACGCTTTAAAAGAAGCTATTCCTCTGTGA